One stretch of Miscanthus floridulus cultivar M001 chromosome 18, ASM1932011v1, whole genome shotgun sequence DNA includes these proteins:
- the LOC136524222 gene encoding uncharacterized protein: MAASLHSPPLLPAAFCRCCTVVRASSSSSSSSSAVLSSSSAPKARFVARSSESIPVQQLARPLAECMSLLARQYSVLDAERIERVDDSTFRWYVYRFRFFALEVCPVLLIRVDEEPDGCCIRLLSCKLEGSPLVEAQNDKFSASMANRVFCSSRSQDSTIQQLTSDTTIEVAINIPFPFRAIPVEAIESSGRHVLEQLLRVMLPRFLKQLVKDYQIWASGDASRKPLGTGEI, from the exons ATGGCTGCGTCGCTCCACTCGCCGCCTCTGCTCCCCGCCGCCTTCTGCCGCTGCTGCACCGTCGtccgcgcctcctcctcctcctcttcgtcATCATCCGCCGTCTTGTCATCATCGTCCGCCCCCAAGGCGCGGTTTGTCGCCCGCAGCTCTGAGTCCATCCCCGTCCAGCAGCTGGCCCGCCCGCTCG CGGAGTGCATGAGCTTGCTGGCCAGGCAGTACTCGGTGCTGGATGCCGAGCGCATCGAGCGTGTCGACGACTCCACCTTCCGGTGGTACGTGTACCGCTTCCGCTTCTTTGCGCTTGAGGTCTGCCCTGTCCTCCTCATCCGCGTCGATGAGGAACCCGACGGCTGTTGCATTCGCCTCCTCTCCTGCAAG CTGGAGGGGTCACCACTCGTGGAGGCCCAAAATGATAAATTCTCAG CTTCCATGGCGAATAGGGTTTTCTGCAGCAGTAGGTCACAAGATTCGACCATTCAACAGCTTACATCAGATACTACAATAGAG GTTGCAATCAATATACCTTTTCCATTTCGAGCAATACCAGTTGAAGCCATTGAATCAAGTGGCAGGCACGTGCTTGAACAGTTACTCAGAGTCATGCTTCCAAGATTTCTAAAGCAG CTTGTTAAAGACTACCAAATTTGGGCTTCTGGTGATGCTTCAAGGAAACCACTTGGCACTGGGGAAATCTGA
- the LOC136523360 gene encoding uncharacterized protein, translated as MTNDAGTPRKNRKTRRKRKKMTMTGASLTTTKKMMMTGASLTTTVKKTAKTTDHPGQLQGELNHVPIQPPPAAARNAAGEGQQKVEDTAADEAAAQRKEPPGEQEQERAAAATASCRRDDDTDDERQTCFICGTARWHNEYFCAWNYMDGRVCKTCRAGCGPGRHAAAGAASHRRRDALRRFVRVTNLPSSLDQRDLERLFQRFGPLRMSVITTILAPPGSAGFGYVAFKEREHAEEAVDKLNGHHVGDRKLRVDWAYPRA; from the coding sequence ATGACCAACGACGCGGGAACGCCTAGGAAGAACCGTaagacgaggaggaagaggaagaagatgacgatgACCGGAGCGTCGTTAacgacaacgaagaagatgatgatgaccgGAGCGTCGTTAACGACAACCGTGAAGAAGACCGCGAAGACAACAGACCACCCAGGGCAACTGCAAGGTGAATTGAACCACGTGCCGATCCaaccgccgccggccgccgcgcgcAATGCTGCCGGCGAGGGCCAGCAGAAGGTGGAGGATACGGCCGCCGACGAGGCGGCTGCACAGAGGAAGGAGCCGCCGGGAGAGCAAGAGCAggaacgcgccgccgccgcgacggCATCATGTCGCCGTGACGACGACACTGACGACGAGCGGCAAACCTGCTTCATCTGCGGCACGGCGAGATGGCACAACGAGTACTTCTGCGCCTGGAACTACATGGACGGGCGCGTCTGCAAAACCTGCAGAGCGGGGTGCGGCCCCGGCCGGcacgcggcggcgggggcggcgagccaccgccgccgggaCGCCTTGCGGCGCTTCGTGCGAGTGACCAACCTGCCGTCGAGCCTTGACCAGCGGGACCTGGAGCGGCTCTTCCAGCGGTTCGGGCCGCTCCGGATGTCCGTTATCACGACGATTCTCGCGCCGCCCGGCAGCGCTGGCTTCGGCTATGTGGCGTTCAAGGAGCGGGAGCACGCCGAGGAGGCCGTCGACAAGCTCAATGGTCATCACGTCGGCGACCGTAAACTGCGGGTCGACTGGGCCTATCCACGTGCATGA